One Babesia bovis T2Bo chromosome 4 map unlocalized Chr4_1, whole genome shotgun sequence genomic window carries:
- a CDS encoding Kinase binding protein CGI-121 family protein — MESTASIMEVPIFQADLETEDKPPIDRLYVSMELYKDVTNRNEIVQLSVQINSKWTLLSQDNSKDDTTSRQEEDTQNMLNFDVLHIVIKPEMITSTEHISHAISRAATNAINRKVHSNNFTTEVVYMMGGSSSVTKCMQEICIQQETDNNEAITLMLISISKDKSFGTFNNMIKGTRVDLNKLNEYTNNELIAKAFKCSQKELQLPGGINACVLGRIGTKRI, encoded by the exons ATGGAGAGTACTGCATCAATTATGGAGGTGCCAATATTTCAAGCGGATCTGGAAACAGAAGATAAACCGCCAATAGATAGACTGTATGTCTCTATGGAACTTTATAAAGATGTAACAAATCGCAATGAAATAGTACAGTTATCAGTACAAATCAACTCGAAATGGACACTATTGTCACAAGATAACAGTAAGGATGATACCACATCTCGACAAGAAGAAGATACACAAAACATGTTGAACTTTGATGTTCTCCACATAGTTATCAAACCGGAAATG ATCACATCAACTGAACATATATCGCACGCTATTAGCCGAGCCGCCACAAACGCAATCAATCGAAAGGTACATAGCAATAACTTTACTACTGAAGTGGTATACATGATGGGTGGCTCATCTAGC GTTACAAAATGCATGCAAGAAATCTGTATACAACAGGAAACTGATAATAACGAAGCTATAACGCTTATgttaatatcaatatcgaAAGATAAG TCGTTCGGAACGTTCAATAACATGATCAAAGGTACTAGAGTTGATCTAAATAAACTTAATGAATACACGAACAATGAACTAATCGCAAAG GCATTCAAATGTTCGCAAAAGGAACTCCAATTGCCAGGAGGAATCAACGCATGCGTACTAGGTCGTATAGGCACCAAGAGAATATAG